In the genome of Cercospora beticola chromosome 2, complete sequence, one region contains:
- a CDS encoding uncharacterized protein (MEROPS:MER0006204), whose protein sequence is MPSSFQDLADSIDQATRDGQLPGVVLAALDKSGTDVFSHASGPLSVTDPGQASISLDSVFALASCTKLVTTVAALQCVDQGLVELDLPLDKHLPELAALQLIAPDETAKNGYVLHEAKKGITLRELLTHTSGVAYDMLSPQLQAWQTEHRGQPSLAFVGKFFGAMDVPLIFERGQSWMYGASLDWVGILIGRLSGMSLSAFCAKNIFDPLGMTATIFHLESSDSIRSRLVPMCTRTPEGNLIAGGFQLADPAVDDLGGLGLYSSARDYLRLLQDLVQEKPLLLSSSMVEEMFTPQLPDGSSSLADMKRFGPLLWGFYMSDSEPLVNHGLGAIITTGNNATSGTPAGVLRWSGYTGPLWAASRELGIAWLLATQITPFGDSKVGAVAETFSRAVFNHAGGGSSQP, encoded by the coding sequence ATGCCGTCGAGCTTCCAAGACCTCGCTGATTCTATCGATCAGGCTACTAGAGATGGCCAGTTGCCCGGAGTCGTCCTTGCAGCGCTCGACAAGTCTGGTACCGATGTATTCTCGCACGCATCTGGGCCTCTGTCGGTGACAGATCCCGGCCAGGCCTCCATCAGCCTGGACTCGGTTTTCGCGCTGGCATCTTGCACCAAGCTCGTGACAACAGTTGCCGCGCTTCAATGCGTGGACCAAGGTCTGGTGGAACTTGACCTGCCTCTGGATAAACACTTGCCGGAGCTCGCGGCACTTCAACTAATCGCTCCGGACGAGACGGCCAAGAATGGCTACGTGCTGCATGAAGCCAAGAAGGGCATCACTCTGCGCGAGCTCCTGACACACACTTCTGGTGTTGCTTATGACATGCTCAGTCCACAACTACAAGCGTGGCAGACCGAGCACCGAGGGCAACCTTCGCTGGCATTTGTCGGCAAGTTCTTTGGTGCTATGGACGTTCCCCTGATCTTTGAAAGAGGTCAGTCTTGGATGTACGGGGCATCACTTGACTGGGTCGGCATTCTCATCGGGCGACTCTCCGGCATGTCACTCTCGGCTTTCTGCGCAAAGAATATATTTGACCCTCTGGGCATGACTGCAACCATCTTTCACCTGGAGTCCAGTGATAGCATTCGCAGCCGACTGGTGCCCATGTGCACTCGCACTCCCGAAGGCAACCTCATCGCTGGAGGATTCCAGTTGGCCGATCCCGCTGTGGACGACTTGGGCGGTCTGGGGTTGTATTCGTCGGCCCGCGACTATCTCCGTCTGTTGCAGGATCTGGTTCAAgagaagccattgctgctgagctCTTCAATGGTGGAAGAGATGTTCACGCCCCAGCTGCCAGATGGAAGCTCATCGCTGGCCGATATGAAGCGATTCGGCCCACTCCTATGGGGCTTCTATATGTCCGACTCTGAGCCACTTGTGAACCACGGCCTCGGTGCGATCATCACCACAGGCAACAATGCCACGTCCGGGACACCGGCGGGCGTTTTGCGATGGTCTGGCTATACAGGACCTTTGTGGGCTGCGAGCAGGGAGTTGGGTATCGCATGGCTTCTGGCTACCCAAATAACACCGTTCGGAGACAGTAAGGTTGGAGCTGTTGCCGAGACATTTTCGCGTGCGGTGTTCAACCacgctggaggaggaagttcCCAACCATAG